A genomic region of Paenibacillus sp. PL2-23 contains the following coding sequences:
- a CDS encoding sulfatase-like hydrolase/transferase, with translation MMTKQRKPNILVIYTDQQRYDTLGVNGNRKIRTPNLDRLAQQGTVFSNSFVTTPLCTPSRIALFTGKYAHSMQRFDNSSILPSNQMNFAVELRNAGYRTGLAGKDHCFGNQKDKAFDFVKEAHHTGFPFPSDDVEKQISKYRQPVMQMPFADDPFPLEENITGRVFSYGKDFITESTQQAGDDHPFFLWLSIPDPHPPYMVCEPYASMYNDVEINIPVYPDEEMYNKPYKQQLVREWDAYGRDYPTPEKLRKLIRIYWGMISYIDDEIGKLMQFLEERGLAEDTIVVFTSDHGDYLGDHRYIRKGPHLYDSLIRVPLIIRGPGVKQGRTKAMVNNIDLFPTLMKLAGLELPEALHGLSYAELLTGDSKEHRDCIFMEYGMPGKPLQPGSLTNAQYEALKADRHHHLCPEIIQGLTKGIRTDRWKLCVNPGDTDELYDLEADPGELYNLAKDPNYADVRTELRSRLVDWLIETQYT, from the coding sequence ATGATGACAAAGCAACGTAAACCAAATATTCTAGTTATCTACACCGACCAGCAGCGTTATGATACATTAGGTGTAAACGGCAACCGCAAAATACGGACGCCTAACCTTGATCGACTAGCTCAGCAGGGCACCGTTTTCAGCAACAGCTTCGTCACAACCCCACTATGTACACCCTCACGGATTGCATTATTCACTGGAAAGTATGCCCACTCAATGCAACGGTTTGACAATTCAAGCATTTTGCCGTCAAATCAGATGAACTTTGCCGTTGAGCTGCGTAACGCTGGCTATCGTACCGGCTTAGCTGGAAAGGACCACTGTTTCGGCAATCAGAAGGATAAAGCATTTGATTTTGTTAAAGAAGCACATCATACGGGCTTCCCCTTTCCGTCTGACGATGTGGAAAAACAAATCTCCAAATACCGTCAGCCTGTGATGCAGATGCCCTTCGCCGATGATCCATTCCCTTTAGAAGAGAACATAACTGGCCGAGTCTTTAGCTATGGCAAGGACTTTATTACAGAATCTACGCAACAAGCAGGAGATGACCACCCCTTCTTCCTATGGCTTTCCATACCGGATCCGCATCCACCTTATATGGTTTGTGAGCCTTATGCCAGTATGTATAACGATGTGGAGATCAATATTCCTGTTTATCCGGATGAAGAAATGTACAATAAGCCCTATAAGCAGCAGCTGGTAAGGGAATGGGATGCCTACGGCCGTGATTACCCAACTCCTGAGAAACTGCGCAAGCTAATCCGAATTTATTGGGGTATGATATCCTACATCGATGACGAGATCGGCAAGCTGATGCAGTTCCTCGAGGAACGAGGACTGGCCGAAGACACTATCGTCGTGTTCACTTCTGACCATGGTGATTATCTTGGGGACCATCGTTACATACGCAAGGGTCCCCATCTGTACGATTCTTTGATTCGAGTCCCATTAATTATCAGAGGTCCAGGCGTAAAGCAGGGGAGGACCAAAGCAATGGTCAACAATATTGATCTGTTTCCAACCTTGATGAAGTTAGCCGGATTAGAACTCCCTGAAGCGTTACATGGTCTAAGCTATGCCGAGCTATTAACAGGGGATAGTAAAGAGCATCGTGACTGCATCTTCATGGAATATGGCATGCCAGGCAAACCGCTGCAGCCAGGATCTCTAACGAATGCCCAATATGAAGCTTTGAAAGCGGACCGACATCACCATTTATGCCCTGAGATTATTCAAGGCTTAACGAAAGGGATCCGTACGGACCGTTGGAAGCTATGTGTGAATCCAGGCGATACCGATGAGCTTTATGACCTTGAAGCAGATCCTGGGGAACTTTACAATCTAGCAAAAGACCCGAACTATGCCGACGTTCGCACAGAACTGCGAAGTCGATTGGTAGATTGGTTAATCGAGACACAATACACCTGA
- a CDS encoding AraC family transcriptional regulator translates to MKVANAFYNSRTPESLRQSSVASEIHYMMPQHYSLIYHLEGTREALLSERIHVLDRDQVMLLEKGGKYAFKIPNHAFRAIHIAFELQPNSSNEVYAKGNTEFQANLIDVPRFITSGPNSRLRLLFDEAVHCYLSGSRLNEWKGELLVKQILLEMALTSEQQDQINRPVMHAIQIMQKSPHRNFTVEELAMAVSLSRSTLTRAFREVTKMSVKQYQIIMKVKIAASLFRTNPYCLNQEAACLLGFSDAYYFSRVFTRIMRETPQAYKNRVREYKWSPGHGES, encoded by the coding sequence TTGAAAGTAGCCAATGCCTTCTATAACAGTCGAACGCCGGAATCCCTTCGTCAATCAAGCGTTGCAAGTGAGATCCATTATATGATGCCGCAGCACTATTCACTAATTTACCACCTAGAGGGAACCAGAGAGGCGTTATTGAGTGAAAGAATTCATGTACTTGATCGGGATCAAGTCATGCTGCTAGAGAAGGGCGGCAAATATGCATTCAAGATTCCGAATCATGCATTTCGTGCAATCCACATTGCATTCGAACTTCAGCCAAATAGCAGTAACGAGGTGTATGCCAAGGGAAACACGGAATTTCAAGCTAATCTAATTGATGTCCCTCGTTTTATCACAAGCGGTCCCAACTCCCGATTACGTCTGTTATTCGATGAAGCAGTTCATTGCTATTTATCCGGCTCTAGGTTAAATGAATGGAAGGGAGAACTTCTAGTTAAGCAAATTCTTTTGGAGATGGCTTTGACTAGTGAACAGCAGGATCAAATCAATCGACCAGTTATGCATGCAATACAGATTATGCAAAAAAGTCCACATCGTAACTTTACAGTCGAAGAACTGGCAATGGCGGTTAGTCTTAGCCGAAGCACATTAACTCGTGCATTCCGTGAAGTTACAAAGATGTCGGTTAAGCAATATCAAATAATCATGAAGGTAAAGATTGCAGCGAGCCTCTTTCGAACGAATCCGTACTGCTTAAATCAAGAGGCGGCATGTCTTCTGGGGTTCAGTGACGCGTATTATTTCTCTCGTGTGTTTACAAGAATAATGCGAGAGACACCGCAAGCTTATAAGAATAGAGTGAGAGAGTATAAGTGGTCACCAGGGCATGGCGAATCCTGA
- a CDS encoding AraC family transcriptional regulator has product MKRGEIYSLPAVDSLPLRAAVCGLNDCDPIYYNKRECSNITVLGHILKGHGTIKVESASHSLSAGDTFILPKYTYHEVSADPDASDDNRWVYIWINLEDDFVLELLRACGLEYVYRVHHEEILTFFEQFLSKAAVFNFQDSPTAAASNFASLIFQIIHTLGLANQREKQHVSPFASSLQEYILKHLETRITINELAQHFSMSARSFNNLCKRELGVTPYQLVLEEKLKLACRLLEQTNLPIQQVADRLCFADMYYFSNLFKQKTGVSPTQYRKAAH; this is encoded by the coding sequence ATGAAGCGCGGAGAGATTTATTCGCTGCCAGCAGTAGACAGCCTGCCGCTGCGGGCAGCCGTATGCGGATTAAACGATTGCGATCCGATCTATTACAATAAACGTGAGTGTTCAAATATTACTGTGCTGGGACATATCCTGAAGGGTCATGGCACTATTAAAGTGGAGTCCGCCTCCCATTCATTAAGCGCCGGCGACACGTTTATTCTCCCCAAATATACTTATCACGAAGTATCAGCCGACCCCGATGCCTCGGATGACAATCGTTGGGTATACATATGGATCAACCTGGAGGATGACTTTGTACTAGAGTTACTACGTGCTTGTGGATTGGAATATGTTTACCGTGTGCATCATGAGGAGATTCTTACATTTTTTGAACAGTTTTTATCGAAGGCAGCAGTCTTCAATTTTCAGGACTCCCCTACAGCAGCAGCCTCTAACTTTGCATCATTAATTTTTCAAATTATTCACACCTTAGGTTTGGCCAATCAACGGGAGAAACAACATGTTTCACCGTTCGCCTCTTCGTTGCAGGAATATATATTGAAGCATTTGGAAACCAGAATCACCATTAACGAGCTTGCACAACACTTCTCTATGTCAGCCAGAAGCTTTAATAATTTGTGCAAGCGAGAGCTTGGGGTCACTCCGTATCAGCTTGTACTGGAAGAGAAGCTAAAGCTTGCGTGCCGTCTCCTTGAACAAACTAATTTGCCAATTCAACAGGTTGCTGATCGCCTTTGCTTTGCTGATATGTACTATTTCTCCAATCTATTCAAACAAAAGACAGGTGTCTCCCCTACTCAATATAGGAAAGCTGCTCATTAG
- a CDS encoding sulfatase-like hydrolase/transferase: MTKPNILWICTDQQRWDTLGSYGNEWVHTPNIDRLARGGVQFDQAICQSPVCTPSRSSFLTGRYPRTTRCRANGQSIPGDEKLISRLLADEGYTCGLSGKLHLSVCHPDITTGSERRIDDGFHQFFWSHHPMPEWSTNEYIQWLKLKGKTYHTPNREDCKYVQTGMPAEDHQTTWCAEKAIQFFETAASSTHPWFFICNMFDPHHPFDPPKNYIDRYLDRLDEIPLPNYVDGELENKPVYQRIDRDGAYGMKGYLPASQMTDRDHRMLRAAYWAMVDLIDEQVGRMLDALERSGQLENTIVIFMSDHGETLGDHGFYLKGSHFYECSVRVPLIVSWPGTIQGGRRTNTLVELTDLAPTLLDAAGIDLYEGMQGQSLWPYLSGQIPEDTVHREDVYCEAYNASSVYEDPNGTWATMVRTQTHKLVRYHKGETCELYDLAQDPNETRNVYNDPEYLEIKLELLERLCDRMAGTVDPLPTREARW, encoded by the coding sequence ATGACCAAACCAAACATACTGTGGATTTGCACTGACCAACAGAGATGGGACACGCTAGGAAGCTACGGCAACGAATGGGTACACACCCCTAACATTGACCGTCTGGCGCGGGGAGGAGTGCAGTTCGACCAAGCCATCTGCCAGAGTCCTGTATGCACACCGAGTCGTTCTAGTTTTTTGACTGGTCGCTATCCACGCACTACACGTTGTCGTGCCAATGGACAATCCATTCCAGGAGATGAGAAGTTAATATCGAGACTGCTAGCAGACGAAGGCTACACCTGCGGTTTATCCGGCAAGTTGCATCTGTCCGTCTGTCACCCTGATATAACAACGGGTTCAGAGCGGCGTATCGATGATGGATTCCATCAATTTTTTTGGTCACATCATCCTATGCCGGAGTGGTCCACTAACGAATATATCCAATGGCTGAAGCTAAAGGGCAAGACTTATCACACACCGAACCGAGAGGACTGCAAATATGTGCAGACAGGCATGCCAGCAGAGGATCATCAAACGACCTGGTGTGCAGAAAAGGCTATCCAATTTTTCGAAACGGCTGCTAGCTCAACACACCCATGGTTCTTCATCTGCAATATGTTCGATCCTCACCACCCGTTTGATCCGCCGAAAAATTATATCGATCGCTATTTGGATCGATTGGATGAGATTCCTCTTCCGAATTATGTGGATGGAGAGCTCGAGAATAAGCCAGTTTATCAACGAATAGATCGTGACGGCGCTTACGGGATGAAGGGATACTTGCCAGCATCTCAAATGACGGACCGCGACCATCGCATGCTTCGAGCAGCTTACTGGGCAATGGTAGATCTGATCGACGAACAAGTGGGACGGATGCTAGATGCTCTTGAACGCAGTGGGCAACTGGAGAACACGATCGTCATCTTCATGTCGGATCACGGCGAGACGCTGGGCGATCATGGCTTCTACTTGAAGGGCTCACACTTCTATGAATGCTCCGTTAGAGTACCGCTCATCGTCTCCTGGCCAGGAACTATACAGGGCGGTCGTCGCACGAACACGCTGGTCGAGCTCACAGACCTAGCGCCAACACTATTGGATGCAGCGGGTATTGATCTTTACGAGGGTATGCAAGGGCAGTCGCTATGGCCGTATCTCTCTGGACAAATTCCTGAGGATACCGTTCACCGAGAAGATGTATACTGTGAGGCATATAATGCTAGTTCCGTCTACGAGGATCCGAATGGCACGTGGGCGACTATGGTTCGGACACAGACACATAAGCTAGTTCGTTACCACAAGGGCGAGACGTGCGAGTTGTACGATCTTGCACAGGATCCGAATGAAACTCGCAACGTCTATAACGATCCTGAATACTTAGAGATCAAGCTGGAGCTGCTGGAACGACTTTGCGACCGGATGGCAGGGACTGTCGATCCGTTGCCAACGCGTGAAGCACGTTGGTAA
- a CDS encoding sugar-binding domain-containing protein, whose protein sequence is MTIPPRAEYPRPQFVRNDWVNLNGEWEFTFDDKRVGLTEKWYKSDRVFEKRIQVPFTFESKLSGIEDPSFHDVVWYRKEVRLPNSFKGKQTILHFGAVDYEATVWVNEQLAVHHEGGHTPFSADITNLLQEGVNVIVVRAEDFGRDVYLPRGKQFWEEKSMGIWYTRTTGIWQTVWMEAVSPIHLEKVKYVPDIDRNEIKIRAYLNNVEGQEVKLGIKISFKGELVAEDIVHMRSQVEGRTIKLTGLNDHRMDRFWSPDRPNLYDVRFTVWAGGTVVDQTDSYFGMRKVSIENGKLCLNNRPYYMKMVLDQGYFPDGNLTPPSDEAIKRDVELTKEMGFNGARKHQKVEDPRYLYWCDLLGLLVWGEMANACDYSEEYVRKLSKEWQGVIERDYNHPSIVVWVPLNESWGVPNIQIDKQQQHHAMSMYYLTKSLDPTRPVVSNDGWEQVKTDLFNIHDYEWRQEVLELRYSNAEKAVNAMPANRRLSVGGYDYEGQPILVTEFGGIAYKKSEWEGWGYSGASSDEDFLARLRAVVYPLRTSCVVQGYCYTQLTDVEQEINGLLTYDRSPKVPIELIRKIIDEK, encoded by the coding sequence GTGACAATACCACCAAGAGCCGAATATCCAAGACCCCAATTTGTCAGAAATGATTGGGTAAATCTGAATGGAGAATGGGAATTCACATTTGATGACAAACGGGTTGGTCTTACCGAAAAATGGTACAAGTCGGACCGTGTCTTTGAAAAGCGAATTCAGGTTCCGTTTACCTTCGAATCCAAGCTGAGCGGGATAGAAGATCCAAGCTTCCATGATGTGGTATGGTATCGCAAGGAAGTGAGACTTCCTAATTCCTTCAAGGGTAAGCAGACCATTCTGCACTTCGGTGCAGTTGACTATGAAGCTACGGTATGGGTGAATGAGCAGCTTGCGGTGCATCATGAGGGGGGGCATACTCCATTCTCAGCCGACATTACCAACCTGTTGCAGGAAGGTGTGAATGTTATTGTGGTCCGTGCTGAGGATTTCGGCAGAGATGTATACCTTCCTAGAGGCAAGCAATTCTGGGAAGAGAAGTCAATGGGGATCTGGTATACGCGAACTACGGGCATCTGGCAGACTGTATGGATGGAGGCTGTATCGCCGATTCACCTGGAGAAAGTAAAATATGTACCGGATATCGATCGAAACGAAATCAAAATTCGCGCTTACTTGAATAATGTGGAGGGTCAAGAGGTCAAGCTCGGCATTAAAATCAGCTTCAAGGGTGAGCTGGTGGCGGAAGATATCGTTCACATGCGCTCACAGGTTGAAGGGCGAACGATTAAACTCACTGGACTTAATGATCATAGGATGGATCGCTTCTGGTCACCGGATCGTCCGAATCTTTATGATGTTCGGTTCACGGTTTGGGCAGGAGGAACGGTTGTAGACCAAACAGACAGCTATTTCGGAATGAGGAAGGTCTCGATTGAGAACGGCAAGCTATGTCTGAACAATCGTCCGTATTATATGAAGATGGTACTTGATCAAGGCTATTTCCCAGATGGGAACTTGACACCACCTAGTGATGAAGCCATTAAACGCGATGTTGAGCTGACCAAGGAAATGGGTTTCAACGGTGCTCGAAAGCATCAAAAGGTGGAAGATCCTCGTTATCTATATTGGTGTGATCTGTTAGGTCTGCTTGTATGGGGTGAGATGGCAAATGCTTGCGATTATTCTGAGGAATACGTGCGCAAGCTCTCTAAGGAGTGGCAAGGAGTGATCGAACGGGATTACAACCATCCGAGCATTGTAGTGTGGGTACCGTTGAATGAGAGCTGGGGCGTTCCGAATATCCAGATCGATAAACAGCAGCAACATCACGCGATGTCCATGTATTACTTAACCAAATCGTTAGATCCGACCCGCCCGGTTGTATCGAATGACGGTTGGGAACAGGTCAAGACCGATCTGTTTAATATTCATGATTATGAATGGCGTCAGGAGGTGTTGGAACTGAGATATAGCAATGCTGAAAAAGCAGTCAACGCGATGCCAGCTAATCGAAGGTTGAGTGTTGGTGGCTATGATTATGAAGGTCAACCGATTCTTGTAACCGAGTTCGGCGGCATTGCTTATAAAAAGAGCGAATGGGAAGGATGGGGATATTCCGGCGCTAGCAGCGATGAAGATTTCTTAGCACGTCTACGTGCAGTGGTTTATCCTTTGCGCACCTCTTGCGTCGTACAGGGTTACTGCTATACGCAACTGACTGATGTAGAACAGGAGATCAATGGCCTATTGACCTATGACCGTTCACCAAAGGTGCCAATCGAGCTCATTCGCAAGATTATAGATGAGAAGTGA
- a CDS encoding aldose 1-epimerase: MLNIVKSVELGKYHGEEAVYLRYGQYEAVLLPEIGGNLVAFRDIEQGYRFLHEPGKEEMESFKSRPIIHGIPILFPPNRYEDGRFPWDGVTHTLPVNEPATGNHLHGFVYNIPWQLEDYGALPSESFVMVSITIDENHEVYASFPFCFRIELRYGLSGNGLSQRVSVHNLGSRSMPCLLAFHTSVNAPFVDSSSARDYRMKLTIGERWELNDRMLPTGQLQPLQVEEKALQGTGVYPYWQAMDNHYTALPQQGRNRMELTDEKLGVTLVYDVGTSYKKWMIWNNFATEGFFCPEPQVNLVNAPNVRLPAEQIGLFGLEPGEIWEETSRMYVKPAKESSHDGL; this comes from the coding sequence ATGTTGAATATTGTTAAAAGTGTGGAACTAGGTAAGTATCACGGTGAAGAAGCCGTCTACTTGCGTTATGGACAGTATGAAGCAGTATTACTTCCTGAAATTGGCGGAAATCTCGTTGCATTCCGTGATATCGAGCAAGGCTATCGATTCCTACATGAGCCTGGCAAGGAAGAGATGGAGTCCTTTAAGTCAAGGCCGATAATTCATGGTATCCCTATACTGTTTCCGCCGAACCGCTACGAAGACGGGAGATTCCCATGGGACGGAGTCACTCATACATTACCAGTGAATGAACCGGCGACGGGGAATCACCTTCATGGGTTTGTTTACAATATTCCGTGGCAGCTTGAAGATTACGGTGCGCTCCCTTCTGAAAGCTTTGTTATGGTTTCCATTACAATCGATGAGAATCATGAGGTTTACGCCTCATTCCCATTCTGCTTTCGTATTGAGCTTCGCTATGGACTAAGCGGTAACGGTTTAAGCCAGCGTGTATCCGTTCATAATCTAGGAAGCCGTTCGATGCCGTGCCTGCTAGCCTTCCATACATCGGTGAATGCACCGTTCGTAGACTCCAGCTCGGCGAGGGACTATAGGATGAAGCTCACGATTGGTGAGCGGTGGGAGCTTAACGACCGCATGCTGCCAACAGGGCAGCTCCAGCCATTGCAGGTAGAAGAGAAAGCCCTTCAAGGGACAGGTGTCTATCCTTACTGGCAAGCCATGGATAACCACTACACGGCCTTACCACAACAGGGCAGGAACCGAATGGAGCTTACGGATGAGAAGCTTGGCGTAACATTGGTATATGATGTAGGAACCTCCTACAAGAAATGGATGATCTGGAACAACTTTGCAACGGAAGGTTTTTTCTGTCCTGAACCACAGGTGAACCTGGTGAATGCGCCGAATGTACGGCTGCCAGCAGAGCAAATTGGGTTGTTCGGTTTGGAACCAGGCGAGATTTGGGAGGAAACCAGCCGTATGTACGTGAAGCCTGCGAAGGAGTCCAGTCATGATGGTTTGTAA
- a CDS encoding MBL fold metallo-hydrolase, translating into MMVCKEGKELAREIEHTVLPDQTAALWALGQAGFLIRVGKYTIGLDLYLTNSIENVAGTPWVRAFPPPIEPDKLPQLDAVLCTHHHEDHMDIGTLQVLQSRTSTPFIIPRAHEAKMKGWGFYEEQLVGMNHMETYYSGGAEIKALAAMHDKFEQDAHGNHCYLGYIIRVGGMTIYHAGDTIGFPELINWLREENVDIAMIPMNGRDFTRTSAGIVGNCNYREAADLAVAIGADLAIPMHIGMFPHNDENPAFFVDYWLKNYPGRKFHIMAPGERFIYMK; encoded by the coding sequence ATGATGGTTTGTAAAGAAGGTAAAGAGCTTGCCCGAGAGATAGAGCATACTGTTCTTCCGGATCAGACAGCAGCGCTATGGGCATTAGGTCAAGCGGGCTTCCTAATTCGAGTGGGGAAGTATACCATAGGACTCGATCTCTATCTCACTAATTCCATCGAAAATGTTGCTGGGACACCTTGGGTGCGTGCATTCCCACCCCCGATTGAGCCTGATAAGCTACCACAACTAGATGCGGTATTATGTACCCACCATCATGAGGACCATATGGATATCGGTACCCTTCAAGTATTACAATCTCGCACTTCAACTCCATTCATCATCCCAAGAGCGCACGAAGCCAAAATGAAAGGGTGGGGGTTCTACGAAGAACAATTAGTGGGGATGAATCATATGGAAACGTACTATTCCGGAGGGGCAGAGATTAAGGCCTTGGCTGCCATGCACGATAAATTCGAGCAGGATGCGCATGGCAATCACTGCTATCTGGGCTATATCATCCGCGTGGGGGGGATGACAATATATCATGCTGGTGATACAATAGGCTTCCCGGAGCTGATTAATTGGCTCCGTGAAGAGAATGTGGATATCGCCATGATTCCCATGAACGGACGCGATTTTACACGAACCTCGGCTGGCATTGTGGGTAATTGCAATTATCGGGAGGCTGCAGACCTGGCAGTTGCAATTGGAGCGGATCTTGCCATTCCCATGCACATCGGTATGTTTCCTCATAATGACGAAAACCCAGCCTTCTTCGTGGATTATTGGTTGAAGAACTATCCGGGACGTAAGTTTCATATAATGGCTCCGGGAGAACGGTTTATTTATATGAAGTAA
- a CDS encoding cache domain-containing protein has translation MAKWIPTSLFWQYLLSYVFVLLLPLLVIGSLLYWQLVDTVKDKDLANNQKMLNQMKDVVDVKFAEMNRIAVQISESPELTPYYITQNFYHALMARRLMNYTVANEFIDNLIYYVKGHPYLYSEKSSYTFSRFINDIYRYEDWPEASFIQDMNELREPMLRPAEDVGVNTGVSRYVTYLVPVPMNDLAPYGTVMFQIKETSFRQILFSDIENHQGNAVIMDEQGRIITAIGNEKVLESNAFHALTKTLAGTKNMLYSLEETNYYVSSITSERSGWTYMMMIPEADLMRSVNEIKNKALLAFLIILVLGIVVIYYVMHLNYNPLKKLIHSVETKWGKAATGAHGIDSVTQAITQIEVARMAINKKFESSQPILRQQYLMNVLKGSPLEDVNSVEEAEELGIYFPYNSYFVLMVKTNSGLSSNSKFGIEQAINKWFNESKESISGHQVILLDETQWVWICNVDVDYFDTDTSLEHLREQMLLTRVSSFTIGIGMQYDNLNDMGKSYLEATTALDYRFIQGKNRIIKFVSIISEHSVTVHWYPTRQLNHLPLLIRQGDVVKVTECIDSIAQQIKKNSLTLFMARCVSWC, from the coding sequence ATGGCTAAGTGGATACCCACATCTTTGTTTTGGCAGTACCTGTTATCGTATGTATTTGTCTTATTACTCCCACTGCTAGTGATAGGAAGCTTGCTATACTGGCAGTTGGTTGATACCGTCAAGGATAAGGATTTGGCAAACAACCAGAAAATGCTGAACCAGATGAAGGATGTAGTAGACGTTAAATTCGCAGAGATGAATCGAATAGCTGTCCAGATTAGCGAGTCTCCAGAATTAACGCCGTACTATATCACCCAAAATTTCTATCATGCCTTGATGGCTCGTAGATTAATGAATTATACCGTGGCGAATGAATTCATTGACAATCTGATCTATTATGTTAAAGGGCATCCCTATCTATATTCTGAAAAAAGCAGCTACACTTTCTCAAGGTTCATTAATGACATCTATCGTTATGAAGATTGGCCAGAAGCAAGCTTTATACAGGATATGAATGAGCTTAGGGAGCCGATGCTTCGTCCCGCAGAAGATGTGGGGGTAAATACAGGTGTTAGCCGTTATGTGACATATCTAGTGCCTGTCCCTATGAATGATCTAGCGCCTTATGGGACAGTGATGTTCCAAATCAAGGAGACATCCTTCCGACAAATTCTTTTTTCCGATATAGAGAACCATCAAGGAAATGCTGTGATTATGGATGAACAGGGGCGTATTATTACAGCTATTGGAAATGAGAAGGTATTAGAGAGTAACGCATTTCATGCATTAACGAAAACGTTAGCGGGTACAAAAAACATGCTTTATTCATTAGAGGAAACCAATTATTATGTGTCTTCTATTACTTCAGAACGAAGCGGATGGACTTATATGATGATGATTCCTGAGGCTGACCTGATGAGAAGCGTAAACGAAATTAAAAATAAAGCTCTGCTTGCATTTCTAATAATTCTGGTCTTAGGCATAGTTGTTATCTATTACGTCATGCATTTGAACTACAACCCCCTGAAGAAATTAATTCATTCCGTGGAGACAAAGTGGGGGAAGGCAGCCACTGGTGCACATGGCATTGATTCTGTAACGCAGGCGATTACTCAGATAGAGGTTGCTAGAATGGCCATTAATAAAAAATTCGAGTCCAGTCAGCCCATCCTTCGTCAGCAATATCTAATGAATGTGCTGAAAGGTAGCCCGTTGGAAGATGTGAATTCTGTTGAAGAAGCGGAGGAACTAGGTATTTATTTTCCCTATAACTCTTATTTCGTTCTAATGGTTAAGACGAATTCAGGTTTAAGTAGTAATTCGAAGTTCGGCATTGAACAAGCAATAAACAAATGGTTTAATGAATCGAAGGAGAGTATTAGTGGACATCAGGTCATATTATTGGATGAAACACAATGGGTATGGATATGCAATGTTGACGTGGATTACTTCGATACTGATACTTCATTGGAACACCTTAGAGAGCAAATGCTGTTGACAAGAGTATCTTCCTTCACTATAGGAATAGGTATGCAATATGATAATCTGAATGATATGGGTAAGTCGTACTTAGAGGCGACTACAGCATTAGATTATAGATTTATTCAGGGCAAGAATCGAATCATTAAATTTGTTTCAATTATCTCTGAGCATTCGGTAACTGTTCATTGGTACCCAACCAGGCAATTGAATCATCTTCCACTGCTAATTAGACAAGGAGATGTCGTAAAAGTAACAGAATGTATTGATTCTATCGCTCAACAAATCAAAAAGAACAGCCTGACCTTATTTATGGCTCGCTGTGTATCCTGGTGCTAG